AGGAAGGCGTAGCGCACCGCCTCGCGCTTGCCGTCGGCGTTCAGCTCGTAGCGCCGCGTCTGCACGATGGAGGAGTGGAGATACAGGTTGTGCGGCATCACCGTGGCGCCCAGGATGCCCATGGCGATGTAGAGCATCTGCGGGTTGCGCACCACCTCGGCGCTCGGCACGAAACCGCGCAGCACCGCGCTGATCTCCGGCTTGGCGATCAGGATCTCGAAGAGGAAGCACCCGCCGATCAGGGCGACGAGCGAGATCACCAGCGCCTCGAGGAGCCGGAAGCCCTTCCGCTGCAGCATCAGCACCAGCAGCACGTCGAGCGCGGTGAGCACCACGCCCACGGGGAGCGGGATGCCGAAGAGCAGGTTGAGCGCGATGGCCGAGCCGATGACCTCGGCCAGGTCGCAGGCGGCGATGGCCAGCTCGCACAGCACCCACAGCGCCAGCGACACGGGGCGCGAGTAGTGGTCGCGGCACGCCTGCGCCAGGTCGCGCCCGGTGACGATCCCCAGCTTGGACGCCAGCCCCTGCAGCAGCACCGCCATCATGTTCGACAGCAGCACCACGCACAGCAGCCGGTAGCCGAAGGCCGAGCCGCCGGCCAGGTCGGTGGCCCAGTTCCCCGGGTCCATGTAGCCCACCGCGACGAGGTAGCCGGGCCCGGCGAACGCCAGGAACTTGCGCCAGCGCGACATCCCCGCGACGGGGATGGAGCGGTACACGTCGGCCAGGCTGGGCGCGACGCGCGCGTGGCGCCACCCCGGCTCGGCCTCCGTCTGTTCTGCGGCCGGCGAGCGCCGGCGTACACGTTCAGGGAACACGAGCATTCTAGTTCGAGTGTACGAAGTCGATTTTTAAATCACTTTAAAAATCGTAACGTGCGTTGTCCGGTGGCGCAAGAGGGTGCAGCGTGCGTGCCAGAGGCCGCGTCGCCCAAGCCGCCGGTGGGCCTCGAGATTCGCGACGGGCGGGTACACCCGCAGCTCCAACAACGGAAAGCCTCGCAAACTGCGCGAGGCTTCAACCGCATTCGGACGAAATGGCGGCGCGGATCGCCGGCGCTCGCGCGGCGGCCGGCCCCGCAGCCCGCGCAGCAGGCTTCCCAATGTGCAAGCCGCGGGTTACCCGCCCTTCACCGCGTGAGGCTTCACCACCGCTACTCCGGCACCTCGGCCACGGGCCCGCCGAACTCCACGCCCTTCCGCTCGCGGCCGAGCCAGACGACGATCGCCGCGAAGGAGAAGACGGTGACGGCGGTGAGCGCCATGCTGACCGCGTACGATCTCCCCGCCGCGAACGCGGACTCGAGGTAGGCGACGGAGCTGGCCAGCAGCACGCCGCACTGGTAGGCGAAGCCGGGGAGGAAGCCGCGCACGCTGTCGGGCGCCAGCTCGGTGATGTGC
Above is a window of Longimicrobium sp. DNA encoding:
- a CDS encoding Nramp family divalent metal transporter — protein: MLVFPERVRRRSPAAEQTEAEPGWRHARVAPSLADVYRSIPVAGMSRWRKFLAFAGPGYLVAVGYMDPGNWATDLAGGSAFGYRLLCVVLLSNMMAVLLQGLASKLGIVTGRDLAQACRDHYSRPVSLALWVLCELAIAACDLAEVIGSAIALNLLFGIPLPVGVVLTALDVLLVLMLQRKGFRLLEALVISLVALIGGCFLFEILIAKPEISAVLRGFVPSAEVVRNPQMLYIAMGILGATVMPHNLYLHSSIVQTRRYELNADGKREAVRYAFLDSTVALTFALFINAAILIVAAATFHRTGNTGVAEIQDAYKLLTPLLGVTGASAVFAFALLASGQNSTLTGTLAGQIVMEGFLDLRMRPWVRRAITRAIAIIPAVIVAILYGESGTAKLLVLSQVILSLQLSFAVFPLVAFTSDRRKMGEFANAWWVKGLAYTVAVLIAGLNAWLLMQTFSGWLGG